The DNA sequence tttatacTAATTCGGtataattttaagtttaaaaaaaaatcgatataattttatagattattttagttttcttcaattttaaataaagatattattataaataaaaatttaaacataaattataaaattatattctaatataatttagaatgtttttaataaaaaaaatggccTGACAAAAGATGTATCAATCACTCGATTATTTTGTAGATATAATAAGAAAGTTAATTTCAGGTTTTTCTAATATGTGCTTGTCGCATataatagttatttttttaggtgaaattttttattgttaaaattttttatCTCCGTTCATTATTAACGAAATCGATGTAAATAAAATCTACGGTCTAAATAAAGTTGATTGTTATTATTTGAAACTGACAAATACTAggaaattagttaatttaataTACTGCTCTGTGTTTTTATTCTGGCGGTGGAAgatgataattatgtttatgaCTTTGAGCGGGTAAAAGGTCAAAAGAAGGGAATAGAAAATACGGTAACACACATGGAGGATGAGCGGAGTTTGGCTGTGGAATTGATCAACTTGTAGACTTGTGTTTTGTCTTTAACCTTTGAACTCGGTGAGAACAATATCCTATCTTTTATTTACGATTTTAAATCATCAAATTCTTGTAGATATTTACTTgtagaaaataatattcaatgATGATCGTAAGAGATTTTTACGAATCAATACTAGTtgaaatttttaacaaataaatgtaACACTATGTacctgattctaattttaataatcttttataatttaataataactaatgaattttaatagattaaatGTGATAGTATTAGTTAACAATACAACTAGAGAAATGTTATATTCAGAGCAATCTTTTAATATCCAGAGCAATTTGTAAAAATTTGTATCGAAAGTGTATGATTTGTGTAGATGCAAGGGGAGCTGAGAATTGAATATTAAAAACGTTGCTCTAGATTTAACATTTTCCTACAACTATTGAAaggattataaaaatatactccctccgtcccacccgattctttacagtttccttatttggccgtcccacccatttctttacatcacaaaactttcctaaaatagttaatgggtcccaccattttcccacttttcctttcttttcacactacttttactccaccaactctcttttatatattaaaaatcaatgggtctcaccacttcacccacttttccttctcttttccactactttatacatatttctaaacctccgtgcccaaacccaatgtaaagaattgggtgggacggagggagtattgaatatgatcttttaattttttaaacatttcTTAACTGTATTCAAAATAAAACACAGTGATAAGTAGAATACACATATAGTTAATgggaaaaaattcaaaaagttTAGGTGGATTTAATTTTTTactagaaaatattttatatgaacaACTCTTATGTggtgaaatataaataaagagCTAGCTTTTACCAAATATTTCATCACATTAGAGCATCTCTCATGATCGTAAAAATCAAGAACTGAAATCATTAAGTTGTCCTACTGATCTgatattaatcaattttttctactaaatcaaataattaaatgagaGTATAATCGGTGAATCAGCACAATATTTCATCCAATCAACAGTGAATTCTTTAACAGAACAGGATTCTTTCAGAACACTCTAAACAAGAGAGGGTTGGGCTTTTTTTATTGGATAGCTAAGTCCAGGTGATACTCTTCTCCAACAGGCCCATAATGAAGCTCCGAACGTAACTCATCACTCATCTCCGTACCAAAACCAACCAAACTGTCATTTCTTCATATCGCCATGGCTACTTATCTCCATCTCACTCACCTTCAACATCTCTCCCCAATAACCCCTCAAAACTCTAACTCCCCTCTCGTTTCACCAATCCCGAGGCACTCCATTTCGTTCCTTCACAGCCGTTGGATCAAAACCACACACTCCTTATCTACACGCTCTACCACACGATCGTCTCTCGTATCGGCTGATGTTGTAACGGAGCAGACTAACAAGCCTACTCTCCGGGAGCTCTGTCAAGGTCACGTGCCTGAACACGTGCTGCGCCGGTGCGTTTTTATCGCTTTACGTTTTGAATAATTGAACTGTTCTCGTGGCGCTCGCTTGCTTTCGTTCTCGTTATAATTTAAGCTATAGTTTGTAATTGATGATAAATGtcaaataaaatctaatttgttgatgtgttttttttctgaatttttattGTGATTGATGCTGCTGAAATCTCCAGTGCTAATTAACTTATTGTATTGTACGTTTATCTGCTTAAATTTAGCTGTAATGTTACTCTAGAAcatgtaaattaaatatttagttcGGGTTGTGATTGATAATATTGACATATATAGGTCTTTTTGTGGCTTATTTTTACTTGTGAGTATGCtaagttatatatttatgaattgTTGCAGCGGGGAAGAGGTCGGATTTGTGCTACCTACGGATGTCCAGGAGCAGGCTCTGCCAATCCTGTTTTCTGGCCGTGATTGTATACTCCATTCGCAGGTCACTATTTTGTCTGAGATCCttgttttataataatttgGAGAGAGTTGTCTGCCAAAATATTGTTCATTCATGTGTTTTGATAGTCACAGAATTTATGCTAAAAAATCCGATGATAATGTTGGCCATATTAAGTAGTATTTGTTATCTCCGAACTTCTTTCGCATGTTCTGATTAGTATGCAGTCATTGGGACGCAGCTTAAGACATATCAACTATCAAGATAAAATAGCTTTATATCTCATTTGTTTCGCACTGGACTTGTATCCCTAATTTTTTTCCGACAATAAAATGTAACTTCATATAGGCCTGGGAAGCAACATATATACTGTAGCACCACGAGGACTGTTTTATGCATCCTCCTTAAGAATCTGGTAGATTGATTATTTTCCAGCTTAACAGTATTGATAAAGatcgaaaaatataatttccgGCTGCTATTGTTCCTGCTCTCTTAAAGTGTGGTGAATTGCTGATGAAGTTTTTATGAATGTTTTGTTTTGCTTTATTTGGATCACTAGACAGGTTCAGGGAAGACCCTGGCCTATCTGCTATTGATATTCTCAGTTTTAAGCACTCGGAGGTCAACTGTGCAAGCACTGATTATTGTGCCCACCAGGGAGCTTGGCATGcaggtatatatattattgttttttttaatattagtgTTGATGAGATATAATCACTGTTCGGACCAAAATTCTTATCTTTTGATGAACTTTCCTGTCAAGTAAGGTTACAAAAGTTGCTCGTACTCTTGCTGCAAAAAGTGGGGAGCCTGGAACTGAAGAGAAACCTTGCACAGTCATGGCTCTTCTTGACGGAGGAACTTTGAGAAGGCACAAGAGTTGGTTGAAGGTAACATTTTTTACTTATGGAATGAACAGATGAGTAATCACTGTCACCATTAGGTGATCAAACACCCCAAGTCCCAACTAGGAATGAATTTTGTAGAAAAATATCCCTTAAAGGCTGATATCACCTCCTATAGAGTTTTCTTTATAGAGATGCACAGAGCATTTGATATCAGTTGTGAGTTATCTCCTgtcaacacatttataaaatcaaacacTTTAGGTGATATCAGTGGAATATACTTTTTCTGTTTTTCATGATAATCTATCACTGTGACTGTAGATATGTTTGCTTATATGGACAATGATGATCTTGTTAGACATAAAGCAAGATGACGTGTACCTTTAATGCGTTCCTTTCTATCCTTTTAGCATGTTGCTGACCTTTTTTGTGGAAAACAGGCGGAGCCTCCTACAATAGTGGTTGCAACAATGGGGAGCTTGAGCCAGATGTTAAATAAGAACATTTTAAAGTTAGAATCTATAAGGGTTCTCGTAATCGATGAGGCAAGTTCCCTCTGCTTCTTACTTCTTATGTCTTTTCCGTGTCGTGATAACAGGAAAAAGTGATAACCCTATACTGTATTATTTTTCCGTATAACAACTAGAGTTACAAAGGTCACATATATAGCAGAACATAAGAGAAagataatcatgtaaattacAAAACTTTTGGGGGATTTCAGAGACTAATTATTATGAACAGCTACTTTACAATACGTAATATTTCCGCTAACTATATTATAGCAGCTAAGTTGCAGCATATTACGAGTTCTTTTTGTAACATTGTGCATTTTTCACTGTTAGTACTTTGCAAAGAAGTATATATTTGCATCTATATTAattccatttttatttttggaaaacaCACCATATATCATATATCGGTCTTCTAGTATTATTATAAAGAAATTAAAGGAGCATAAGTAAATATtgacaaatattttttgttgtgTTGCATTGTACTTGAATATATAGTGACAATCCAATATATGTGGTTTTCCTTGATATCTGAAGAGTGAATGCAGGAAAGCTAATATGTTCTTAATTTTTGCATCCATTTTATTTAGGTCGATTTCATGTTTAATTCTTCAAAACAAATCAGTGCTGTTAGAAAGCTGCTAAATATGTACTCCGCGAACATTCGTCAAACTATTTTTGCCAGTGCATCAGTTCCCCAGCACAACCGGTTCGTGTATGATTGCATACAGCAGAAATGGACCAAGGTTTGCCGATAGAGGTCATATTTTCCTGTCAACCTCAGTATATAGTATACACCATTAGCAACTGCTTGTATATTAAGATATTGTGTTAACCCAATCTTATAACTGACAGGCTGATGTTGCACACGTGCATGTAAATCCCATTGAGCCAATGCCATCACGCTTGCATCATAGATTTGTGGTAAGCACAGTATCcgagttttatttttattaggtTTTTGTTCTTATAATGCGCATATATATAGAGACATTTCATGATCTCATACCATTAccttttatcaaaattaaatgtTCTAGACGTGGGAAGGATAAAGGATTAATGAGCTTATTGTTAGGATTGACTGTGTAACATTGTGCTAATGTTTTTGTTGGTGTTCAGATATGTGGTAAAAATGAAAGGCATGCAACCTTACTCTCGCTGGTGCAGTCTGACGCACCTCAGTCTGCCATTATATTTGTTGGTGAGCAGGTAAGTGTCACTATGTATTTACATTTCTTATTTCTTACTAGTTTGGTATCGTCTTCTTAttatgacttataagttataaggtGTCCCGTTATTAATATTGAACATGTCATGCAGTCTGAGAAGTCAAAAAAGGCTGGAAATGCTCCACCAATAACCACTTTAATTGACCTTCTGAAGAGTTCACCTGCTGGATGTTCAGAGATTCTACTTTTGGACGAGGATGTAAATTTCAACTCACGAGCAGTGTCATTATCTGTATGTATGAGTCAGTTTTTGGTTTCATGATCGCTGTTTGTTTGTATAAGTACTCTGTGAAAGTCTAGGACTGAGTGAATAGTATAAATTAAGCATTATCTAGCTTTGTTCTTTGAATTCAGGAAATGAGACAAGGTGGTGGTTATCTTCTGGTGGCTACAGATATAGCAGCTAGAGGAGTTGACTTGCCTGAAACAACCCATATATACAACTTTGATCTGCCAAAAGATGCTGTAAGTTATCTCCATCGAGCTGGTAGGACAGGGAGGAAGCCTTTTTCTGATAACAAATGTGTTGTTACAAGCATTTTAACTTCAGAAGAGCAATTCGTGTTGCGGAGATATGAAAATGAGTTGATGTTTCAGTGTGAAGAGTTGTTTTTGTAGATATGattgtaaattattttgaaattttagattGAAGCCGGTACGAGCAGTCACAGTTTTCTTTTTCCTACAACAAATGCGCTGTTACAAGAATTTCCAACTTCAGAAGAGCAATTTGTGTTGAGAAGATATGAAAATGAGCTACTGCCTCGGCATGAAGAGTTTGTTATTGTAGATACAGTTGAGAAATTTATATCAAAGTCCTGTTTAGAAACAGTTGTGAATTTCCCTattaatttcaattaaatatattgttAGCTTGTTTTTACTGCACTGTAAGTATGGTCCTATGCATTATCTGGAATGTAGTATTATTGTAAATGGGTGGTGAAATGTCTGAATCTTTGGTGGTTGGATATTTGCTATCCAATATAAATTAGACTTTTTCTAAACGGAAAGAGTGGAAAACCATCGAAGTTGGTACAACCAAAAAGAGCATATGCAACTATGTGCTACATACGGCAATTTCAAGTGAATAATATATGCAACaatttgtttgagaccaaaATATATATGCTCAAGTTTTATATAATTAGATGGAAATTATCAACAATCATTTTACaggaaattaatttttttttcatcaagATCATTTAAGATTTAACTTTACCTTTTCCACGGAAAACCAACAAAattgcatatataaatatatatatatatatatatatatatatatatatatatatatatgcttaagTTTTACTGTATATAATTAGATACAAATGATAAAAGTAaatttatagaaaattaaatttattcttCATCAAGATCCATTCAGATTTAACTTTTGAATCGTAAAACGAACAACATTATCTCagataaatatttaaatcatagaAGCTTGATAGATATAAGGGCATGCACTAATATTGCATATGAAAATATGTTTTGATAAATGAAGTGTTAAACTTTAATCAAATAAATGCATTTtacgaataaaattatattgatttcaGCACGCGTACGAGATACACAGAGAGTGAAGGCGCGTAAGAAGAGCACAGCTGCCATCTCCGATCACTGTCTCACTCCCGTTTGCTTCAGCTTAACTcctaaatctctctctctctctccatctctctccacGCTTCTCTCTCGAATCCCTGTCTCTCTCCCTCAGCACACAAATGTCGGCTTCAACTAAACTCTCCCACTACTTCATTGTAATTGCATCTCTACTAGCAATCTCAGCCGTTGGATCAGCAGTAGCATCAATACACACCTACCGTCGAGATCCGTTTCGAGAAGTCGGTAGCTCATATCTCGTCTCCGGCGGCAGCGAAGGCATCGTCTACTCCACCAATGGCTCCTCTTATATCCAGTAATAATCTCCTCAcctctcgataaattaataaaattaatctcGGTAAATTAGTAAAATTCTACTTGGCATTGTGCTGTTAATTACTTAATTGTGATATTTATGAGGTTTAtgctaattatatataatttataatttttttagttcagATTTAGAAATTTGAATGCTAGAAGTAGTTTAGATAGATGTTAAAAATGCTTGTATATGATGAATTGAGAAATGTTATTCAATGTGAATTTTGATTTATCTGTATTATTTCTTGAGTTGCGATTGCCAATTGTATATCGGAAGTCTCTGTTGCTACGTCTTTGTTGTGTGAATCGATTGCACTTTGAATATTGCTTTTGAATTAGTTTAATTCAATTAGGAAATATTTGAAAGTATAATCAACTAGTAGATCTCTTATATAATTGTTGCGACTGCAGTATTTAGTCGATATGTAGATTAATTTGCATTTACTTTACGGACTCTCCTTTATTAGAAACAGTCCGTTTTACTTTTTTCCAGCTAATTTGGTCGAGTCAATTTGGTTCTGGCGGTTATGAAAAAAATCCATGATTGAACTTTTCAAAATAACGAAGTTATAATTTACTACTTTTGTTTAGAAGTTGGTGTCAGAATTGAAAGTGTAGGATTAGGTTTGCTAAGAACAAAGTGAAAAATGTGGAATTCCAGTGTTATGGAAAACACCGGAACTAATGGACTTGTAGTGACTCTAGTTTGCATTGATATGTCTGAACCTTAGTTTTCATTCCTCTACTTTTTCCTGAAAGGCCAGTGCGTGCATGATAATTTGTACTGAGTTACCTCTAGATATTATTAATGATATTGAATGTGGTTTCATGTTGATAActtgtttctttttgtttctttaattaACGCTTTTACAATGGACTTATACTTGTATTGTATATAAGCGTATaactaatttgaatttgaacATAGATTCCAGAATATCACATTTTTGAGGAGTAGAGCAGCGGCAGATCACCATCCAAAGGTGTCCCATAGTACTGGGTTGGTACAAATTGTAATTTTTGAAGCAGCTGATCGTGATAATATTGGTGGTTCACCTTATGGTGGACAGAGGTCCATCTGTTGTACCCCCGATCTTGCTAAGCTGGAAGGTTGTAAACAAGGTGAAGTCATTAGAATACCTTCTGCAAGTGATAATAATTGGCCCATTGTCTTGAATGTTCATTTTAGTGGGAGGCATATGGCGACCCATTTGAGAAATACAAAGATCCAAATCACAAAAACTGGAATgtacaacttattttttatatcatgTGACCCTGAACTCAAGGGAATGACCCTGAGTGGAAGAACTGTATGGAAAAATCCTGATGGTTATTTACCTGGACGGATGGCTCCTCTCATGAagttttatgtgattatgtctCTTGCATATGTGATGCTTTGTCTCATATGGTTTGTCCAGTACGTGCGATTTTCAAATGATGTATTGCAACTTCAGCATTGGATTACAATTGTTATTGCTTTGGGATTGTTCGAGATGAGTCTTTGGTATTTTGAGTATGCGCACTTCAACAACACAGGAACAAGGCCTGTTGGAATTACAACTTGGGTAGTCACAATTGGAGCTATAAGGAAAACTCTTACGCGCCTTCTCATACTCTCTGTCTCAATGGGATATGGGGTTGTTCGTCCTACTCTTGGTGGTTTTACTGCTAAAGTGATGCTTCTTGGAGTTACTTACTTTTTGGCATCTGAGTTGCTAAATATTACCGAGTATGTGGGCACCATAAATGATATCTCAGGAAGAGCAAGAGTTTTCTTTGTccttcctgaagctttgctggATGCATTTCTTATTCTATGGATTTTTACTTCCCTCTCAAAGACACTGGAGCAACTGCAGGTACTTATTTTCCCCGTTACTGgttcaaatatatttcaaattcatatcaACATATTCACATAGCATTGGCAAGAAGTTCCTACGTTTCTTACTCTCATCGACACGTTTTGTTCATCAATCTGACTTCTTTTGGTCCAGGCGAAGAAAAGCTCAGTCAAGTTGGATATATACAGGAAATTTTCAAATGCCTTGGCAGTCACTGTCATTGCTTCGGTTGCTTGGATAGTATATGAGGTATGTGCTTATGGACGTATATACATCACACATGTTTGTATAAAAATGTCACCTGATCCTGTTTGCACTCTGTCTCTGTTTAATATTTGATAGAACAATTTCACGAAGCATCAAAGTTTACACTTTAATTAGTGCAGCCTTGCATATGTCTGGAAGATATGTAGATCGTTTGTTTTCTTAGCAAAGCTTAATTCATAAAAGTTTCAAAAGCTCATACATATCCTTATCTACCTAGCAAGTTTAGGTAACTTGCATGCTGAGTATGCCATGCGCTTTGAGATAGTGAGTATGTTAGTTGTGGATTGTGCTGGTATATGACAGATTAATTTTGTTCATCTTATAATATGTTATGCTTCAACTTAATTTTACATTGACTACTAGAAGATTACTGGTGATGGTGGCCTTTAATAGTTTAATGTACGGACTTGTATGTCTTATAGGTTTACTTCAAAGCAACAGATCCTTTTAATGAGAGATGGCAAAGAGGTTGGATCATTAGTGCTTTTTGGGACATCCTTGCTTTGCTATTGCTCTGTGTTATCTGCTATCTATGGGCCCCATCACAAAGCTCTCAGCGGTACTTCTTgaacttcaaaattttattgatttagtttttttttgtagTTGGGCACAACTCTGAAAATAAAAGTTGCTTGGGAGATCTATCAACCTCAGGTCTTGTGAGCCTCCATCACTGGAACTTTGACTTAAAAATAATTACCAGTACAGGCTATAGTTTAAAGTGAATATGCTGAACTATCAACTGAAGTATATCTCCCGTTGCCTCTTCATACTTCGGTTTTAGccataaattgttttttttcaCATGATACCCAgttgttttaattttcaatacTACCCTGTATCTGATGCTGTATGTTCTGGTTGTACTTTTCTCTTTAGATGGGCTGAGGAAATTATTGTCATTCcggaaatcaatttttttaaaacaaatttaccATATAGTTCTCGTGAGGATCATGTTGACTATTGGATTAAACCTAAACATAATTGTTAgccaaattattttatttcagttaAAAAAAGCAGTATCTTAGGTGATGTTTGGCTTCAAACTACATaactgttttctgttttaaaaaaacataaaagcaGTTTTCAGAAAATATGTGGCTGTTTGGCCTCATAGTTTAAAAaactgttttctgttttaaaaatttataaacaattttcagaaaataaaagTGGTGTTTGGttctgtttttaaaaaaattttcagattatatatatatatataaccagaAAACAGTTTTTAAAAAACAGAAAGCAGAAAACATGAACATGTTCTTtatgaaaacaaaaaacaatGTCAACCAGCAGCTATATAACTAGAAATAGTTTTTCAAACAGAAAACATTGTTTCCTGGCTGAAA is a window from the Daucus carota subsp. sativus chromosome 8, DH1 v3.0, whole genome shotgun sequence genome containing:
- the LOC108197054 gene encoding DEAD-box ATP-dependent RNA helicase 58, chloroplastic; the protein is MATYLHLTHLQHLSPITPQNSNSPLVSPIPRHSISFLHSRWIKTTHSLSTRSTTRSSLVSADVVTEQTNKPTLRELCQGHVPEHVLRRGEEVGFVLPTDVQEQALPILFSGRDCILHSQTGSGKTLAYLLLIFSVLSTRRSTVQALIIVPTRELGMQVTKVARTLAAKSGEPGTEEKPCTVMALLDGGTLRRHKSWLKAEPPTIVVATMGSLSQMLNKNILKLESIRVLVIDEVDFMFNSSKQISAVRKLLNMYSANIRQTIFASASVPQHNRFVYDCIQQKWTKADVAHVHVNPIEPMPSRLHHRFVICGKNERHATLLSLVQSDAPQSAIIFVGEQSEKSKKAGNAPPITTLIDLLKSSPAGCSEILLLDEDVNFNSRAVSLSEMRQGGGYLLVATDIAARGVDLPETTHIYNFDLPKDAVSYLHRAGRTGRKPFSDNKCVVTSILTSEEQFVLRRYENELMFQCEELFL
- the LOC108200084 gene encoding uncharacterized protein LOC108200084, producing the protein MSASTKLSHYFIVIASLLAISAVGSAVASIHTYRRDPFREVGSSYLVSGGSEGIVYSTNGSSYIQFQNITFLRSRAAADHHPKVSHSTGLVQIVIFEAADRDNIGGSPYGGQRSICCTPDLAKLEGCKQGEVIRIPSASDNNWPIVLNVHFSGRHMATHLRNTKIQITKTGMYNLFFISCDPELKGMTLSGRTVWKNPDGYLPGRMAPLMKFYVIMSLAYVMLCLIWFVQYVRFSNDVLQLQHWITIVIALGLFEMSLWYFEYAHFNNTGTRPVGITTWVVTIGAIRKTLTRLLILSVSMGYGVVRPTLGGFTAKVMLLGVTYFLASELLNITEYVGTINDISGRARVFFVLPEALLDAFLILWIFTSLSKTLEQLQAKKSSVKLDIYRKFSNALAVTVIASVAWIVYEVYFKATDPFNERWQRGWIISAFWDILALLLLCVICYLWAPSQSSQRYAYSEKVDEEDEEAQTLFKGDINLVKLDRRDSGEGTNSFDGEDDEEEEGKRE